In Propionispora hippei DSM 15287, a single window of DNA contains:
- a CDS encoding antirestriction protein ArdA, with the protein MLKIALTNLGKYNEGELVYKWLELPATEDEIEEAKEAIGINEQYEEWFITDYETDIEGLQVGEYEDLEALNELAERYENLHEYDQDIVQAIIEGEGYDLEEALDVLESGNYSFYPDVTNEEDLGFYVVDEGLFGVEIPDSLQVYIDHESIGRDWRINGAGSFTSKGYIELH; encoded by the coding sequence ATGTTAAAGATTGCATTGACAAACCTAGGGAAATACAACGAGGGCGAACTGGTCTACAAATGGTTAGAACTCCCGGCAACTGAAGACGAAATCGAAGAAGCAAAAGAAGCAATCGGCATCAATGAACAATATGAAGAATGGTTCATCACTGACTATGAGACCGATATTGAAGGCTTACAAGTAGGCGAATATGAAGACCTTGAGGCACTCAATGAACTCGCAGAACGCTATGAGAACCTTCATGAATACGACCAAGACATAGTCCAAGCAATTATTGAGGGTGAAGGGTACGACCTAGAGGAAGCCTTGGACGTTCTGGAAAGTGGCAACTACTCCTTCTACCCTGATGTAACCAATGAGGAAGACCTTGGCTTCTATGTAGTAGATGAAGGTTTATTCGGGGTAGAAATACCGGACTCCTTACAGGTGTACATCGACCATGAATCCATAGGTCGGGATTGGAGAATAAATGGTGCAGGTAGTTTCACCTCTAAGGGATACATTGAGTTGCATTAA